AAACCCACCCGAGAGGGGTGGGTTTAAAAAAGGGGGGAATCGATTAGATGAAAAAGCGTTTTACGAAATCAATCGGTTTTTCGAGTGAAGCTGCAGCGATCAGCTTAAGAACGCTTCCAACCACAAAGGGAACAACCCCGAGCAAGATGGCATTTTCGAAACCGACGAAAAAGGACAGAACTGTCGCGCCCAAAATATAAATCACGGCTTCACCTGCAAAAAGAGCAGTCATCGTCCAGAGAAAACTTCTGTTTTGCTTCATCTCGAGCAGGGATGAAGAGACAAAGACAGCCGCAACGAAACCGATTAAATAGCCGGCTGTCGGAGAGATTGCCCATAGAGGTTGTACAGCTCCTCCGGCGAGTACAGGCAAACCTAGGGTGGCTTGCATTAAGTAAGCCAAAACGGCACACAGTGCTTCTTTTTTGCCCAGCGTCAAGGCGAGCAACATGACTCCGAAAGTCTGCATGGATACAGGAACAGGATTGAAGGGCAAAGGGATTGCGATCTGCGCCATACCGGCTAGAAAAATGCTTCCCGCAGCGATCGTGAGTACCTTCTTCCAAACTGACTTTTCGGCATTGAGGGCCTCTCTCTCTTTATCGAGACTGATAATTGTAGATTTCATCGGTTCACCTTAAGGTTAGAGCTTTCCACCATAGACTAAAAAGGACTGAGGATCGGGCTTTATCGCGGTATTGGGGGATGTTTAGAACCTGTCAAAACAGACACCTTTCCCTGACATAACTCTCTTTTGCAGTTGTCATATGCAAAACACCGCTTCCGCAAAGAAGAAAAAGCCTCGCTTCCAGTTCTTTTCTCCTGGTACAAGCCGGATCATATCGGTTGCCATTCATAGGCAACTTAAAAAACCAGCCGCAGCCAGTGCTACTTTGTTGTTTACGTGTAATATAGGGAGAGGCGCCAATATTTAGCAATGTGCAAAACAACTTTTTAATAGCTAAAAGCCAGAGCTAAGTGAAAGAAAATCATGCGACTTTTACTTTCCGGCCATCTTTTAGGATAGATATGCTCGGTCAACGCCGCTCCTTCTTGTAAAGCTGAAATTGAATTTGCCAAAATGGCTCTTTCAAATTATACCAACTCTTAGATACCGACAGCAGAACCTGGCCAAAATTGGACTGGCATCGGTTTTAATTGAAATAAACGAAAACACCGGCAGACAAAAATGGCAATGGACCGCCTGATCAGAGAGTTAGAGAGTGGCGATCTCCACCTTCGCGATCAATGGCAATTCGAGTTGAAGTCGGAATTTATTCCCTCCGAAGACCCCAAAAAGAACAGGTATATTCAAGAATTTTTCATTTTCATCCCGAATTCCCTGCAAATCAACGACACAACGTATCAAAAGCAGGATTTTTATAGGGATCAAAGTACCTATATTCGCTATAAAACTCCCATTTTTACATTCCAGGAACTTTGTGACCGACACAACAAACGCTCGCCCCTCCAACGTTTGTTTCTGCTAATGCAATCAAACGATTTAGAGGAGGCCGTTCCTAAGCTGGAAGATGAGCTCAAGCTCCTGGCCAATGTATTCCGCAGCACTCTAAGAATGCGCATCCATTCTCTATTTAAAACCCTGACCCAGACAGAGCACCAAACGGTCAGTGAGGCAATCTCTTCATTTGCGGCTGATTTGAAGGCGTTGGAAGAGGATCTCACTTTATTTCGCCTGCAATTTGATGAGTTGACACTTCTGATACAGACCAAGTGCACGATCGCCTCCATCTGCCAGCATCTTTTCTATGTCGAAGAGTTCATGTCCCACACTGTCTCCTACTATTTCACCGGATTATTAAAAAGAATTCGGGAAATCAACAGCGACAAATTCCCCGATTCGGAACTGCTGACGGAGAATCTCCTCATCAAAGAAAAACAAAGAAGGAAAGGCATCATTCCGGAACCTGAAGAGGTTCAACACGACCTGGAAAAGAGCGAATACATCTTTTACAGACACGGACTCATCAATAAATATGTTGCAGACGCTCTCCTTCTAAACGTGATCCGCTCATCGCCCGATACCGGTCTTCAGCATCTCATCGGCAGCTTAGCGGCCTT
The sequence above is drawn from the Estrella lausannensis genome and encodes:
- a CDS encoding biotin transporter BioY, which gives rise to MKSTIISLDKEREALNAEKSVWKKVLTIAAGSIFLAGMAQIAIPLPFNPVPVSMQTFGVMLLALTLGKKEALCAVLAYLMQATLGLPVLAGGAVQPLWAISPTAGYLIGFVAAVFVSSSLLEMKQNRSFLWTMTALFAGEAVIYILGATVLSFFVGFENAILLGVVPFVVGSVLKLIAAASLEKPIDFVKRFFI